From Xenopus laevis strain J_2021 chromosome 7L, Xenopus_laevis_v10.1, whole genome shotgun sequence, one genomic window encodes:
- the XB5748694.L gene encoding provisional ortholog of CDC42 effector protein 4 L homeolog (The RefSeq protein has 1 substitution compared to this genomic sequence), with the protein MPILKQSGSHSKKKSRIDRDMISAPLGDFRHTMHVGRGGDVFGDTSFLSNHGPSSASQVEAQAPKKNGLMTHGSGEQEESKMADSLSQISQSSGIGSGAGSVSSSPINNISSKEDNLWNSNVGQRDQLDWLSPGKDCGMKHAESILSFHLDLGPSILDEVLGVMDKDISSSDWNNTDDQFDFVYKCSSTGTADNEKFIEASLGETKGVHCNLSNTLPSTNLNIRHNSIPTSENPEANQSAYESDSEEEKRSIYEGIADDPESHDGQLHTSHRVQVEEDDDDDDDDDDEDAGQGYTFDEDLDDEIGV; encoded by the coding sequence ATGCCCATCCTCAAGCAATCTGGTTCCCATTCAAAGAAGAAATCACGCATTGATAGAGACATGATTAGTGCCCCATTGGGGGACTTTAGGCACACCATGCATGTGGGCAGAGGAGGAGATGTCTTTGGAGATACATCCTTCCTGAGCAATCATGGGCCTTCCTCTGCCTCGCAAGTAGAAGCCCAAGCCCCCAAAAAGAACGGCCTTATGACACATGGTTCTGGGGAGCAAGAGGAAAGTAAAATGGCAGACTCTCTTAGTCAGATTTCACAGTCCTCAGGAATAGGGTCTGGTGCAGGAAGTGTCTCCTCTAGTCCAATAAACAACATTTCATCTAAAGAGGATAACTTGTGGAACAGCAACGTAGGACAGAGAGATCAGCTCGACTGGCTCTCCCCTGGAAAGGACTGTGGGATGAAGCATGCAGAGTCTATCTTGTCTTTCCACCTTGACTTGGGACCTTCCATCTTGGATGAAGTGTTAGGTGTAATGGACAAAGATATTTCTTCCAGTGACTGGAATAATACAGACGACCAGTTTGATTTTGGGTACAAATGCTCCTCAACTGGCACAGCAGATAATGAAAAATTTATAGAAGCTTCCTTGGGAGAAACAAAAGGAGTCCACTGTAATCTGTCAAACACTCTGCCAAGCACCAACCTCAACATACGCCACAACTCCATCCCTACCTCTGAAAACCCAGAGGCTAACCAATCTGCTTATGAGAGTGACAGCGAAGAAGAAAAACGCTCTATTTATGAAGGCATCGCAGATGATCCAGAGTCACACGACGGCCAACTGCACACAAGCCACCGAGTACAAGTAGAAGAGGacgatgatgacgatgatgatgatgacgatgaagaTGCAGGGCAGGGATACACATTTGATGAAGACCTTGATGATGAAATTGGTGTATAG